Proteins from a genomic interval of Balaenoptera musculus isolate JJ_BM4_2016_0621 chromosome 16, mBalMus1.pri.v3, whole genome shotgun sequence:
- the UTF1 gene encoding undifferentiated embryonic cell transcription factor 1: MLLRPRRPPPPAPPSPASPDSEPRLAGGVPGTPPARPASPGALAAPAPPGSPASPGSPVSPGSAQRTPWSARETELLLGTLLQPAVWRALLLDRRQALPTYRRVSAALARQQVRRTPAQCRRRYKFLKDKVRDAHGQPPGPFDAQIRQLMGLLGDNGRRRGRRRSPGPGRPPRGRRPAPAAPAEPGAPPLLAARDPDADPAWTLRFSPSPPKSVDAPRAPGSPTAVSTFTPAPGRPEDPEPFRGPGSPPPSPSPPGPPREDPDSPPGRPEDPVPPQSAPPSLNAALLQTLGHLGDIVSVLGPLRDQLLTLNQHVEQLRGSFDQTVSLAVGFILGSAAAERGVLADPRQ; encoded by the exons CCCGGGACCCCGCCCGCGAGGCCCGCCTCGCCCGGCGCGCTGGCGGCGCCCGCGCCCCCCGGGTCGCCCGCATCCCCAGGGTCACCCGTATCCCCGGGCTCGGCGCAGCGCACGCCCTGGAGCGCGCGCGAGACGGAGCTGCTGCTAGGCACGCTGCTGCAGCCGGCCGTGTGGCGAGCGCTGCTGCTGGACCGCCGCCAGGCGCTGCCCACCTACCGCCGCGTGTCGGCCGCGCTGGCCCGCCAGCAGGTGCGGCGCACGCCCGCGCAGTGCCGCCGCCGCTACAAGTTTCTCAAGGACAAGGTCCGCGACGCGCACGGTCAGCCGCCCGGGCCCTTCGACGCGCAAATCCGCCAGCTCATGGGGCTGCTGGGCGACAACGGGCGCAGACGCGGCCGCCGCCGCTCCCCCGGGCCCGGGCGCCCCCCGCGCGGCCGCCGGCCGGCCCCCGCGGCGCCCGCTGAGCCGG GCGCCCCACCGCTGCTCGCCGCCCGAGACCCGGACGCGGACCCCGCCTGGACGCTCCGGTTCAGCCCGTCCCCGCCCAAGTCTGTGGACGCGCCCCGCGCCCCCGGCTCCCCGACGGCCGTTTCCACATTCACCCCCGCGCCCGGCCGCCCCGAGGACCCCGAGCCCTTCCGCGGCCCCGGCTCGCCGCCGCCGTCGCCGTCGCCCCCCGGCCCCCCCCGGGAAGATCCCGACTCGCCGCCTGGTCGCCCGGAGGACCCCGTGCCCCCGCAGTCCGCGCCGCCGTCGCTGAACGCCGCCCTTCTGCAGACCCTGGGGCACCTGGGCGACATCGTGTCCGTCCTGGGCCCGCTGCGTGACCAGCTGCTGACCCTCAACCAGCACGTGGAGCAGCTGCGCGGCTCCTTCGACCAGACCGTGTCCCTGGCCGTGGGCTTCATCCTGGGCAGCGCCGCCGCCGAGCGAGGGGTCCTGGCCGACCCGCGCCAGTGA